A DNA window from Allokutzneria albata contains the following coding sequences:
- the pqqE gene encoding pyrroloquinoline quinone biosynthesis protein PqqE, with protein MSETTQMPHAAAPLGLLAELTHRCPLHCPYCSNPLELIARQQELSTEQWFSVLDQARDLGVLQVHLSGGEPLARNDLPEIVSHARDLGCYVNLVTSGVGLTTPRLADLVERGIDHVQLSLQGASETSNNAIAGARVFKHKLIAAEAVAEVGVPLTVNTVLHRRNHGEIAELIAMAEQLGAERLELANTQYYGWALRNRTALMPTREQLDAAEPIVREATERLAGRMQIVYVVADYADAHPKPCMHGWGARQLTVAPDGTVLPCPAATAITTLELSSVVDTPLAEIWYSSTSFNAFRGTDWMSEPCRSCPRKETDFGGCRCQAFLLTGDAAATDPVCSLSPNRGLVDDILAEQPAEDPLAGSSIAPVDVELSMRAPTTGRFR; from the coding sequence ATGTCCGAAACGACACAGATGCCTCACGCCGCGGCTCCCCTCGGCCTGCTCGCCGAGCTGACCCATCGCTGCCCGTTGCACTGCCCGTACTGCTCCAATCCCCTGGAGCTCATCGCGCGGCAACAAGAACTGAGCACCGAACAGTGGTTCTCGGTACTGGACCAGGCCCGCGACCTCGGTGTGTTGCAGGTGCACCTGTCCGGCGGGGAACCGTTGGCGCGCAACGACCTCCCCGAGATCGTCAGCCACGCCAGGGACCTCGGCTGCTACGTGAACCTGGTGACCTCGGGCGTCGGCCTGACCACCCCGCGCCTGGCCGATCTCGTCGAGCGCGGCATCGACCACGTGCAGCTCTCGCTCCAGGGCGCCTCGGAGACCAGCAACAACGCCATCGCGGGCGCGCGGGTGTTCAAGCACAAGCTCATCGCCGCCGAGGCGGTCGCCGAGGTGGGGGTGCCGCTGACGGTGAACACCGTGCTGCACCGGCGGAACCACGGCGAGATCGCCGAACTCATCGCCATGGCGGAACAGCTCGGCGCGGAACGGCTCGAACTCGCCAACACCCAGTACTACGGCTGGGCGCTGCGGAACCGGACGGCGTTGATGCCGACGCGGGAACAGCTCGACGCGGCGGAGCCGATCGTGCGCGAGGCAACCGAAAGGCTCGCGGGCAGGATGCAGATCGTGTACGTGGTGGCCGACTACGCCGACGCGCACCCGAAGCCCTGCATGCACGGCTGGGGTGCGCGGCAGCTCACCGTCGCCCCGGACGGCACGGTGCTCCCCTGCCCCGCCGCCACCGCGATCACGACGCTCGAACTGTCCTCCGTCGTGGACACACCGCTCGCGGAGATCTGGTACTCCTCCACGTCCTTCAACGCCTTCCGCGGAACGGACTGGATGAGCGAACCCTGCCGGAGCTGCCCCCGCAAGGAGACCGACTTCGGCGGCTGCCGCTGCCAGGCCTTCCTGCTGACCGGGGACGCCGCGGCCACCGACCCGGTCTGCTCGCTCTCGCCGAACCGCGGCTTGGTGGACGACATCCTTGCCGAGCAACCTGCCGAGGACCCGCTTGCGGGGTCGAGCATTGCTCCTGTGGACGTGGAACTGTCCATGCGAGCCCCTACCACCGGGAGGTTCCGTTGA
- the pqqB gene encoding pyrroloquinoline quinone biosynthesis protein PqqB — protein sequence MRVTLLGTAAGGGFPQWNCACRMCAACRGRAAGVRPRTQDCIAVSPTGRGWFLVNASPDIRAQIVASPDFTPGPGPRDTPLRGVLLTDAELDHALGLVMLREGGGLRVWAPPAVAHALEHDFGVRGVVARYRQWDWEIAEPGAEFEITEPGGERLLVTAIPVSGKRPRYAADSAAEGHWVCAYRISDPATGGTLLYAPCLASWPEGFDELVAGVDCLILDGTFHSAGEMPGATGSAVGGGEQKSMGHIPISGPGGSLELLRAHPRVRRIYTHLNNTNPVLDKGSPEHAELAAAGVEVPRDGTTFEL from the coding sequence TTGAGGGTCACCCTGCTCGGGACGGCCGCCGGTGGTGGCTTTCCCCAGTGGAACTGCGCCTGCCGGATGTGCGCCGCGTGTCGGGGCCGTGCGGCCGGCGTCCGCCCGCGCACCCAGGACTGCATCGCGGTGAGCCCGACCGGCCGCGGCTGGTTCCTGGTCAACGCCTCCCCCGACATCCGCGCGCAGATCGTGGCCTCCCCCGACTTCACGCCCGGCCCCGGTCCGCGCGACACCCCGCTCCGCGGAGTCCTGTTGACCGACGCGGAGCTGGACCACGCGCTCGGCCTGGTGATGCTGCGCGAAGGCGGCGGGCTGCGCGTGTGGGCGCCTCCGGCGGTCGCACACGCCCTGGAGCACGATTTCGGCGTGCGCGGGGTGGTGGCGCGCTACCGGCAGTGGGACTGGGAGATCGCCGAGCCCGGCGCGGAGTTCGAGATCACCGAGCCCGGTGGCGAACGCCTGCTGGTGACCGCGATCCCGGTGAGCGGCAAGCGCCCGCGCTACGCGGCCGACTCCGCCGCCGAGGGGCACTGGGTGTGCGCGTACCGGATCAGCGACCCGGCGACCGGCGGAACGCTGCTGTACGCGCCGTGCCTGGCGTCCTGGCCCGAGGGCTTCGACGAGCTGGTCGCGGGCGTGGACTGCCTCATCCTGGACGGCACCTTCCACTCGGCCGGGGAGATGCCCGGCGCGACCGGGAGCGCGGTCGGCGGCGGGGAGCAGAAGTCCATGGGGCACATCCCGATCAGCGGCCCCGGCGGCAGCCTGGAGCTGCTGCGGGCCCATCCCCGGGTACGGCGGATCTACACCCATCTGAACAACACCAACCCGGTGCTGGACAAGGGTTCGCCGGAGCACGCGGAGCTGGCGGCCGCGGGCGTCGAGGTGCCGCGGGACGGAACCACCTTCGAACTCTGA
- a CDS encoding ATP-grasp domain-containing protein, whose protein sequence is MSSVGWEQEGALLPPHQPVAEPAAPATTSPRPAPLLLQGQDYYYRSPSTCLDFQERVHEMGLVDDDGDPVPCVLVLARAADMEMNELSLALAERGIRMARIDADRCLNLALTVYTDAPLIELDQRLLRPMLVWRRHFDLTAVPVDPRTINGSYSVDQWRSVANWLSGRTDWEHVNPTRATCHLDRLTQLADARSFGLRVPRTAVTTQPGRSRPGGGQCIVKTAGHHLLEPRPGALHGLFPRPLDTSRAGDVPEPAPVIVQQYVSAEGELRVFVVGEKLIAYRVDKLDPAQLWVDPDAVTVTRAEIPDTLAQRLRALARHWRVQVAAFDLLVTGSEHVFLEVNVSCDWRWFEHRAGSPDVSEAVHEWVATRFAELRAARGAR, encoded by the coding sequence ATGTCGAGTGTCGGGTGGGAGCAGGAGGGCGCCCTGCTCCCACCCCACCAGCCGGTCGCCGAACCGGCCGCCCCCGCCACCACCTCACCCCGGCCCGCTCCGCTGCTGTTGCAGGGCCAGGACTACTACTACCGGTCCCCGAGCACCTGCCTGGACTTCCAGGAGCGGGTGCACGAGATGGGCCTCGTCGACGACGACGGCGACCCGGTGCCGTGCGTCCTGGTGCTCGCCAGGGCGGCCGACATGGAGATGAACGAGCTCTCCCTGGCACTGGCCGAGCGCGGCATCCGGATGGCCCGCATCGACGCCGACCGCTGCCTCAACCTCGCCCTGACCGTCTACACCGACGCCCCGCTGATCGAGCTCGACCAGCGGCTGCTGCGGCCGATGCTGGTGTGGCGCAGGCACTTCGACCTGACGGCCGTCCCGGTCGACCCGCGCACGATCAACGGCTCGTACTCGGTGGACCAGTGGCGCTCGGTGGCCAACTGGCTCTCCGGCCGCACCGACTGGGAGCACGTGAACCCGACCAGGGCCACCTGCCACCTGGACCGGCTGACCCAGCTCGCCGACGCGCGCTCCTTCGGCTTACGCGTGCCGAGGACCGCCGTGACCACGCAGCCCGGCCGGAGCAGGCCCGGCGGCGGCCAGTGCATCGTCAAGACGGCGGGGCACCACCTGCTCGAACCGCGTCCGGGCGCGCTGCACGGGTTGTTCCCGCGCCCGCTGGACACCAGCAGGGCAGGTGACGTCCCCGAGCCGGCCCCGGTGATCGTGCAGCAGTACGTCTCCGCCGAGGGCGAGCTGCGGGTCTTCGTGGTGGGAGAGAAGCTGATCGCCTACCGGGTGGACAAGCTCGACCCGGCGCAGCTCTGGGTGGACCCGGACGCGGTGACGGTCACCAGGGCGGAGATCCCGGACACGCTCGCCCAGCGGCTGCGCGCGCTGGCCCGGCACTGGCGGGTCCAGGTCGCCGCGTTCGACCTGCTGGTGACCGGCTCGGAGCACGTCTTCCTGGAGGTCAACGTCAGCTGCGACTGGCGTTGGTTCGAGCACCGGGCGGGCAGCCCGGACGTCTCCGAGGCGGTGCACGAGTGGGTCGCGACGCGGTTCGCCGAACTCCGGGCGGCCAGAGGCGCGCGCTGA
- a CDS encoding NAD(P)/FAD-dependent oxidoreductase, with the protein MAAVRSQPTRILVVGGGYVGMYTALRLQSKLKAGEASVTVVDPQPHMTYQPFLPEAAAGSIEPRHVVVPLRKALKRCHVLTGRVTKISHADKVATVELPDGHVEELGYDVLVSALGSVARTLPIPGLAERGIGFKTVGEAILLRNHVLSRMDLAATTVDPELRRRLLTFVVIGGGYAGIEALAELEDMSRYATRYYENIKPEDMRWVLVEATGRVMPEVSPRMGVYTVERLAERGIQVYLDTRVKSMVDGHVVLDDGTEFDSETIIWTAGVKANPVLENTDLPRDARGRVRCTSTTQIEGLRDAWSAGDCAAVPDLAKIEQDPQATCSPSAQHAVRQARQMADNIVAVLRGKQPKPYRHKHVGSVASLGLYRGVAELFGVRVKGFPAWFIHRTYHMSRMPTFNRKFRIVMDWTLALLFRREVVSLGQINDPKADFVRAARS; encoded by the coding sequence ATGGCTGCTGTGAGGTCTCAACCCACTCGCATTCTGGTCGTCGGCGGCGGTTACGTCGGCATGTACACCGCGCTGCGGCTGCAGTCCAAGCTGAAAGCCGGGGAAGCCTCGGTCACCGTGGTCGACCCCCAGCCGCACATGACCTACCAGCCCTTCCTCCCCGAGGCGGCCGCTGGTTCCATCGAGCCCCGGCACGTCGTGGTCCCGCTGCGCAAGGCGCTCAAGCGCTGCCACGTGCTGACCGGCCGGGTCACCAAGATCAGCCACGCGGACAAGGTGGCCACCGTCGAGCTGCCGGACGGCCACGTCGAGGAGCTGGGCTACGACGTGCTCGTCTCCGCGCTCGGCTCGGTCGCCAGGACGCTGCCGATCCCCGGCCTGGCCGAGCGGGGCATCGGCTTCAAGACCGTGGGCGAGGCGATCCTGCTGCGCAACCACGTGCTCTCGCGGATGGACCTCGCCGCGACCACCGTCGACCCCGAGCTGCGCCGCAGGCTGCTGACCTTCGTGGTCATCGGCGGCGGGTACGCGGGCATCGAGGCGCTGGCCGAGCTCGAGGACATGTCGCGCTACGCGACCCGCTACTACGAGAACATCAAGCCCGAGGACATGCGCTGGGTGCTGGTCGAGGCGACCGGCCGGGTCATGCCCGAGGTCAGCCCGCGGATGGGCGTCTACACCGTGGAGCGGCTGGCCGAGCGGGGGATCCAGGTCTACCTGGACACCCGGGTGAAGAGCATGGTCGACGGGCACGTGGTGCTCGACGACGGGACCGAGTTCGACTCGGAGACGATCATCTGGACCGCCGGGGTGAAGGCCAACCCGGTGCTGGAGAACACCGACCTGCCCAGGGACGCGCGCGGGCGGGTGCGCTGCACCTCCACTACCCAGATCGAGGGACTGCGCGACGCGTGGTCGGCCGGGGACTGCGCCGCCGTCCCGGACCTCGCCAAGATCGAGCAGGACCCGCAGGCCACCTGCAGCCCGTCGGCCCAGCACGCGGTGCGGCAGGCGCGGCAGATGGCCGACAACATCGTCGCGGTGCTGCGCGGGAAGCAGCCGAAGCCCTACCGGCACAAGCACGTCGGGTCGGTGGCCAGCCTCGGTCTCTACCGCGGGGTCGCCGAGCTGTTCGGCGTGCGGGTCAAGGGTTTCCCGGCCTGGTTCATCCACCGCACCTACCACATGAGCCGGATGCCGACCTTCAACCGCAAGTTCCGAATCGTTATGGACTGGACCCTGGCGCTGCTGTTCCGGCGCGAGGTGGTCTCGCTCGGTCAGATCAACGACCCCAAGGCGGATTTTGTTCGCGCAGCTAGGAGCTGA
- a CDS encoding uracil-DNA glycosylase, with product MDLEALDAAVISCRACPRLVAWREEVAVVKRAAFRDQEYWGRPVPGFGPAGAALGIVGLAPAAHGANRTGRMFTGDRSGEVLFAAMHAVGLANQAQATHPDTGLLDDRLRLIGTRITSPVRCAPPENMPTPQERDNCRRWLCAELRLLRPTLRAVVVLGAFGWQALLPVLASSSWAVPVPRPKFGHGVRVDLPATDDGPPLALFGCYHVSQRNTMSGRLTPAMVEAVLSAAKHAAGLT from the coding sequence GTGGACCTCGAAGCCCTCGACGCGGCGGTGATCTCCTGCCGCGCCTGCCCGCGACTGGTCGCCTGGCGCGAGGAGGTCGCGGTGGTCAAACGCGCCGCCTTCCGCGACCAGGAGTACTGGGGCCGTCCCGTGCCCGGCTTCGGCCCCGCCGGCGCCGCACTGGGGATCGTCGGCCTCGCCCCGGCCGCGCACGGCGCGAACCGCACCGGCCGCATGTTCACCGGCGACCGCTCCGGAGAGGTCCTGTTCGCGGCCATGCACGCCGTCGGCCTCGCCAACCAGGCCCAGGCGACCCATCCCGACACCGGGCTGCTCGACGACCGCCTCCGGCTCATCGGAACGCGCATCACCTCCCCCGTGCGCTGCGCGCCGCCGGAGAACATGCCGACTCCCCAGGAACGCGACAACTGCCGCCGCTGGCTCTGCGCCGAACTCCGCCTGCTCCGCCCGACCCTGCGCGCCGTGGTCGTCCTCGGCGCGTTCGGCTGGCAGGCGCTGTTGCCCGTCCTGGCGTCCTCCTCGTGGGCCGTGCCCGTGCCCCGTCCCAAGTTCGGACATGGCGTGCGCGTCGACCTCCCCGCCACCGACGACGGCCCTCCGCTGGCCTTGTTCGGCTGTTACCACGTCAGCCAGCGCAACACCATGTCCGGCCGCCTGACCCCCGCGATGGTCGAAGCCGTCCTCTCCGCCGCGAAGCACGCCGCAGGCCTCACCTAG
- a CDS encoding S10 family peptidase, protein MPEKDAKEPKGASDKELDTETPSRPVEPVDDLVTTRHALTIKRRKLNYTATAGRVVLRKEVHTDGTFDGHKPKAEVFFTSYTVDGGSTDRPVTFAFNGGPGSSSVWLHMGVLGPKRVLSGDAGELVPPPYGLTDNAETLLAHSDLVFIDPVSTGYSRATTGEKPGDHHGYTGDLETVAEVIRLWTSRNGRWMSPKFLAGESYGTLRAAGLAEHLQTRFGMYLNGLMLISSVLDMGSIRFTPGNDQPYALFLPTYAAIAHYHGLHGDRPLADVLAEAEEYAAHDFLWALGRGARLTEEERAEAVRKVASLTGLSTDYVDRVNLRIEHVRFYTELLRSRGLVVGRLDGRFTGWERDGGVEAFASDPSMTAITGPYAAALNHYVRTELGYANDLPYEILSRRVHPWSYKEFENRHVSVAGKLAEAMRANPFLKVHVASGYHDGATPYFAAEQVFAQLQIPAELRDNIEVKYYEAGHMMYVHEPSRIQQSKDLAAFVKAASNR, encoded by the coding sequence ATGCCAGAGAAAGACGCAAAGGAGCCGAAGGGCGCCAGCGACAAGGAGCTCGACACCGAGACCCCGTCTCGGCCCGTTGAGCCCGTCGACGACCTGGTGACCACACGGCACGCCCTGACCATCAAGCGCCGCAAGCTGAACTACACCGCGACCGCCGGGCGCGTCGTGCTCCGCAAGGAGGTGCACACCGACGGCACCTTCGACGGTCACAAGCCCAAGGCCGAGGTCTTCTTCACCTCCTACACCGTGGACGGCGGCTCGACCGACCGCCCGGTGACGTTCGCGTTCAACGGTGGTCCGGGCTCGTCGAGCGTCTGGCTGCACATGGGCGTCCTCGGCCCCAAGCGCGTGCTGAGCGGGGACGCGGGTGAGCTGGTCCCGCCGCCCTACGGTCTCACCGACAACGCCGAAACCCTGTTGGCGCACAGCGACCTGGTGTTCATCGACCCGGTGTCCACGGGCTACTCGCGCGCGACGACCGGTGAGAAGCCGGGTGACCACCACGGCTATACCGGCGACCTGGAGACGGTCGCCGAGGTGATCCGCCTGTGGACCTCGCGCAACGGCCGGTGGATGTCGCCGAAGTTCCTCGCGGGCGAGTCGTACGGCACGCTGCGCGCGGCGGGGCTCGCGGAGCACCTGCAGACGCGGTTCGGCATGTACCTCAACGGGCTCATGCTGATCTCCAGCGTGCTGGACATGGGCTCGATCCGGTTCACCCCCGGCAACGACCAGCCCTACGCGCTGTTCCTGCCGACGTACGCGGCGATCGCGCACTACCACGGCCTGCACGGTGATCGGCCGCTGGCGGACGTGCTCGCGGAAGCCGAGGAGTACGCCGCGCACGACTTCCTGTGGGCTCTCGGCCGCGGAGCGCGGCTGACCGAGGAGGAGCGCGCCGAGGCGGTGCGGAAGGTGGCGTCGCTGACCGGCCTCTCCACCGACTACGTGGACCGCGTGAACCTGCGCATCGAACACGTCCGCTTCTACACGGAGCTGCTGCGCTCGCGCGGGCTCGTGGTCGGCAGGCTGGACGGCCGGTTCACCGGCTGGGAGCGCGACGGCGGGGTCGAGGCCTTCGCCAGCGACCCGTCGATGACGGCGATCACGGGCCCCTACGCCGCGGCGCTGAACCACTACGTGCGCACCGAGCTCGGCTACGCCAACGACCTGCCCTACGAGATCCTGTCGCGGCGCGTGCACCCCTGGTCCTACAAGGAGTTCGAGAACCGCCACGTCAGCGTGGCGGGGAAGCTCGCGGAAGCGATGCGCGCCAACCCGTTCCTCAAGGTGCACGTGGCTTCGGGCTACCACGACGGTGCGACGCCGTACTTCGCCGCGGAGCAGGTGTTCGCTCAGCTCCAGATTCCCGCGGAGCTGCGCGACAACATCGAAGTGAAGTACTACGAGGCCGGACACATGATGTACGTCCACGAGCCCTCGCGCATCCAGCAGTCCAAGGACCTGGCCGCCTTCGTGAAGGCCGCCTCGAACCGCTGA
- a CDS encoding Ppx/GppA phosphatase family protein: MPRVAAIDCGTNSIRLLVADVTVREDGSRWLRDVHREMRIVRLGQGVDATGLLAPEAIERTRAALADYTTVLRRKGAERVRMTATSATRDAGNREDFFGMVRATLGAEAEVISGDEEARLSFTGAVGDLEPEDGPFVVTDIGGGSTEVVVGTWDGVRAEITAARSVDVGCVRITERCLHDDPPTADQRAEAERVVAEILAEAFDAVDVRAARTWVGVAGTITTISAVAQELPEYDSERVHLHRMPVDTVHQVSDRLLAMTHDERAALGPMHPGRVDVINGGALVLRSLADEFAKRAGITELIASEHDILDGIALSLA; this comes from the coding sequence ATGCCACGGGTCGCAGCGATCGACTGTGGAACCAACTCGATCCGGCTGCTCGTCGCCGATGTGACCGTGCGCGAGGACGGCAGCCGCTGGCTGCGCGACGTGCACCGCGAGATGCGGATCGTCCGGCTGGGCCAGGGGGTCGACGCGACCGGGCTGCTCGCGCCCGAGGCGATCGAGCGGACCAGGGCCGCGCTGGCCGACTACACCACGGTGCTGCGCCGCAAGGGTGCCGAGCGGGTGCGGATGACCGCGACCTCGGCGACCAGGGACGCGGGCAACCGCGAGGACTTCTTCGGCATGGTGCGCGCCACCCTCGGCGCGGAGGCCGAGGTGATCAGCGGCGACGAGGAGGCCAGGCTGTCCTTCACCGGCGCGGTCGGCGACCTCGAACCGGAGGACGGCCCGTTCGTGGTGACCGACATCGGCGGCGGCTCCACCGAGGTCGTCGTCGGCACCTGGGACGGCGTGCGCGCGGAGATCACTGCGGCGCGCTCCGTCGACGTGGGCTGCGTCCGGATCACCGAGCGGTGTCTGCACGACGACCCGCCGACCGCCGACCAGCGCGCGGAGGCGGAGCGCGTGGTCGCCGAGATCCTGGCCGAGGCCTTCGACGCGGTGGACGTGCGCGCGGCCCGCACCTGGGTCGGCGTCGCGGGCACCATCACCACGATCTCGGCCGTGGCGCAGGAGCTGCCGGAGTACGACTCGGAGCGCGTGCACCTGCACCGCATGCCGGTGGACACCGTGCACCAGGTCTCCGACCGCCTGCTCGCGATGACGCACGACGAGCGCGCCGCGCTGGGGCCGATGCACCCCGGCCGGGTCGACGTGATCAACGGCGGGGCGCTCGTGCTGCGTTCCCTCGCCGACGAGTTCGCCAAGCGCGCGGGCATCACCGAACTGATCGCCAGCGAGCACGACATCCTCGACGGGATCGCGCTCTCGCTCGCGTGA
- a CDS encoding lytic transglycosylase domain-containing protein → MEASNAPLGRTALRKARRRRVLRNKARRMAAAATATAALVIPPALAGVAGLSTLPGTGSEDRDATYAFGDLLTKLRGYPGDLGAGGHLAQNDTISPTLLDALRDPGQLSDDPFAELPEGGTLGIPGTVLDAYMRADRTLQATMPGCGLHWSVLAGIGRIESRHANSAVDLRGNTIGRILGPVLNGAPGMAAIADTDGGRLDGDTAWDRAVGPMQFIPSTWALYAADGDSDGTSNPHNVYDAALASGKYLCAGGLNLLDPGQLVQAVFRYNHSNVYVQKVLLWAAAYATGVNPLPTNPVPLDVLAQGAPPVPNPAPQPPPGPDPTVPPPNPDPTSQQPTTTSVTPTNPWTTTSAKPIPTTSSSRPITTTTPSCTTTTTPTSTTTTTTPPKPTTSTSVPSTSPCVTPGAPTSKAEPGPAKTSTPR, encoded by the coding sequence GTGGAAGCCTCCAACGCGCCGCTCGGGCGGACCGCCCTCCGCAAGGCTCGTCGGCGCCGCGTGCTGAGGAACAAGGCCAGGCGCATGGCCGCCGCGGCCACCGCGACGGCCGCGCTCGTCATCCCGCCCGCGCTCGCCGGAGTGGCCGGGCTCAGCACGCTCCCGGGCACCGGCTCGGAGGACCGGGACGCCACCTACGCCTTCGGCGACCTGCTCACCAAGCTCCGCGGCTACCCCGGAGACCTCGGCGCGGGGGGTCACCTCGCGCAGAACGACACCATCAGCCCCACGCTGCTCGACGCGCTCCGCGATCCCGGTCAGCTCAGCGACGACCCGTTCGCCGAGTTGCCCGAGGGCGGCACGCTCGGCATCCCCGGCACGGTGCTCGACGCCTACATGCGCGCCGACCGCACGCTCCAGGCCACGATGCCCGGCTGCGGGCTGCACTGGTCGGTCCTGGCGGGTATCGGCCGCATCGAGTCCCGGCACGCGAACTCCGCGGTGGACCTGCGCGGCAACACCATCGGCCGCATCCTCGGCCCGGTCCTCAACGGCGCCCCCGGCATGGCGGCGATCGCCGACACCGACGGCGGCAGGCTCGACGGGGACACCGCGTGGGACCGCGCGGTCGGCCCGATGCAGTTCATCCCCAGCACCTGGGCGCTCTACGCGGCCGACGGCGACAGCGACGGGACCAGCAACCCGCACAACGTCTACGACGCCGCTCTGGCCAGTGGCAAGTACCTCTGCGCGGGCGGGCTGAACCTGCTCGACCCGGGCCAGCTCGTCCAGGCGGTGTTCCGCTACAACCACTCCAACGTCTACGTGCAGAAGGTGCTGCTCTGGGCGGCGGCGTACGCGACCGGTGTGAACCCGTTGCCCACCAACCCGGTTCCGCTGGACGTGCTGGCGCAGGGCGCCCCGCCGGTGCCCAACCCCGCGCCGCAGCCCCCGCCCGGGCCGGACCCCACCGTGCCGCCGCCGAACCCGGACCCGACCAGCCAGCAGCCGACCACGACGTCGGTCACGCCGACCAACCCGTGGACGACCACCTCGGCCAAACCGATCCCGACCACGTCCTCGTCGCGGCCGATCACCACCACGACGCCGTCCTGCACGACGACGACCACCCCGACGAGCACGACCACGACCACGACGCCGCCGAAGCCGACCACATCGACGTCGGTGCCCAGCACCAGTCCCTGCGTCACGCCGGGCGCCCCGACGTCGAAGGCCGAGCCCGGACCGGCGAAGACCTCGACGCCGCGCTGA
- a CDS encoding acyl-CoA dehydrogenase family protein, whose product MPQGDFVTHRVTNQPPALADFDALACDPALTSTITDAELLERLHDIGRRTGSAQAREHGRLANENPPVLHTHDRWGNRVDEVEFHPSWHWLMGQAVELGLHAAPWSPDAGPGAHLARAAGFYLWSQAESGHGCPISMTYASIPALRHSPELAERFEPGLRSRTYDFGLREPGTKAGLLAGMSMTEKQGGSDVRANTTTATPLADGSYELVGHKWFTSAPMNDLFLTLAQAPGGLTCFVLPRVLPDGSRNPIRLQRLKDKLGNKANASSEIEYAGAIGWRVGEEGRGVPTIIEMVSMTRLDCVIGSASTVRAALTEAAHHVAHRSAFGSRLAGTPLMSAVVADLALESEAATRLAMRLARAVDAGERSLLRLALPVSKYYVCKRCPIAVAEALECLGGNGYVEESGLPRLYRDAPLNSIWEGSGNVTALDALRAMAKEPSTVDALLAEIDLAAGADARLDAGVADLRKELADPHPARARRLAELAALCLQGSLLLREAPNEVSDAFLATRFGAEATRTFGTLPRGLGTTALVERVTPV is encoded by the coding sequence ATGCCGCAAGGGGACTTCGTCACACACCGGGTCACCAACCAGCCGCCCGCGCTCGCCGACTTCGACGCCCTGGCCTGCGATCCCGCGCTGACCAGCACGATCACCGACGCCGAACTGCTGGAACGGCTGCACGACATCGGCCGTCGCACCGGGTCGGCGCAGGCGCGCGAACACGGACGGCTGGCCAACGAGAACCCGCCCGTCCTGCACACCCATGATCGTTGGGGCAATCGCGTCGACGAGGTGGAGTTCCATCCTTCGTGGCACTGGTTGATGGGCCAAGCGGTCGAATTGGGATTGCACGCGGCGCCGTGGTCACCCGATGCCGGTCCCGGCGCGCACCTGGCCCGCGCGGCGGGTTTCTACCTGTGGAGCCAGGCCGAGTCCGGCCACGGTTGCCCCATCTCGATGACCTACGCGTCGATCCCCGCGCTGCGCCACTCCCCCGAACTGGCGGAGCGCTTCGAGCCCGGACTGCGCTCGCGCACCTACGACTTCGGCCTCCGCGAGCCCGGTACCAAGGCCGGCCTGCTGGCGGGCATGTCGATGACGGAGAAGCAGGGCGGCAGCGACGTCCGCGCGAACACGACGACGGCGACGCCGCTCGCCGACGGCAGCTACGAGCTGGTCGGGCACAAGTGGTTCACCTCGGCGCCGATGAACGACCTGTTCCTGACCCTCGCGCAGGCGCCGGGCGGGCTGACGTGCTTCGTGCTGCCGCGCGTGCTCCCGGACGGCTCGCGCAACCCGATTCGCCTGCAGCGCTTGAAGGACAAGCTCGGCAACAAGGCGAACGCGTCCTCGGAGATCGAGTACGCGGGCGCGATCGGCTGGCGCGTCGGCGAGGAGGGCCGCGGGGTCCCCACGATCATCGAGATGGTGTCGATGACGCGGCTGGACTGCGTGATCGGCTCGGCGTCGACGGTGCGGGCCGCGCTGACCGAGGCGGCGCACCACGTGGCGCACCGCTCCGCGTTCGGCTCCCGGTTGGCCGGCACACCGTTGATGTCGGCGGTGGTGGCCGATCTGGCGCTGGAGTCCGAGGCGGCGACGAGGCTGGCGATGCGCCTCGCCCGCGCGGTGGACGCCGGAGAGCGGTCGTTGCTGCGGCTGGCGTTGCCGGTGTCGAAGTACTACGTGTGCAAGCGCTGCCCGATCGCGGTGGCCGAGGCGCTGGAATGCTTGGGCGGCAACGGTTACGTCGAGGAGTCCGGGTTGCCGCGGCTCTACCGGGACGCGCCGCTGAACTCGATCTGGGAGGGCTCGGGCAACGTCACGGCCCTGGACGCCCTGCGCGCCATGGCGAAGGAACCGTCCACAGTGGACGCCTTGCTCGCCGAGATCGATCTGGCCGCCGGGGCCGACGCGCGACTGGACGCGGGCGTCGCGGACCTGCGCAAGGAGCTGGCCGACCCGCATCCCGCCCGCGCGAGGCGCCTCGCCGAACTGGCCGCCCTGTGCCTCCAGGGCTCCCTGCTCCTGCGCGAAGCCCCGAACGAGGTGTCGGACGCCTTCCTGGCAACCCGCTTCGGCGCGGAGGCCACACGCACCTTCGGCACCCTCCCCCGCGGCCTCGGCACCACCGCGCTCGTGGAGCGGGTGACGCCGGTCTAG